The nucleotide window ATCGCCATTCTGGGCGGCGGCCTGTCCGGTCGTCTGCTCGCCTGGCAGTTGATTCGTGGGGGCGCGCGCGTCGCGCTGTACGAACGCGGCGATGCCGACGGTTCGAGCGCGGCGGGTTGGGTGGCCGCCGCCATGCTCGCGCCGCTGGCCGAAGCGGCCGTGGCCGAGCCGAGCATCGTCGAGATGGGAGCCGTCGGCCTGGAGCGCTGGCCGGGGCTCATCGACGGCCTGCCCGAGCCCGTGTTCTTCCAGCGCAACGGCACACTGGTCGTGTGGCATCAGCCCGATCGCGCCGAATCCGTGATGTTCGACCGCCGCATGCGCGCGAACGCGCCGCCGGCCCTGCTGCGCGGCGGCGTGGAGCGGCTGGCCGGGCCGCAGTTGGGCGAGGTCGAGCCGGCGCTGGCCGGTCGTTTTCAGGAAGGTTGGCTGTTGCCCAACGAAGGGCAGCTCGACAACCGTCAACTGCTGCGCGCGCTGGCGGCTGGCCTGGCAAAGGCCGGGGCGGAACTGCACTGGCATACCGAGATCGCCGAGGGCGCGTATCCGCAGGCGGGGCTCGTCATCGATTGCCGCGGGCTCGGTGCGCGTACAGCATTGACGCAACTGCGCGGCGTTCGCGGTGAAGTGGCGCGCATTCACGCGCCGGGCATCGGGCTGCGGCGACCGGTACGCCTGCTGCACCCGCGCTATCCGATCTATATCGCGCCAAAGGAAAACGATCTGTACGTGATTGGCGCGACCGAGCTGGAATCGGAGGACATGTCACCGATGACCGTACGCTCGGCGCTCGAGCTGCTGTCGGCGGCGCATTCGCTGAACCCGGCATTCGGCGAGGCGCGCATCGTGGAACTCAATGTGAACTGTCGCCCGGCGCTGCCGGACCATCTGCCCCGCGTGCAGTGGGACGGCGCCCGGCTGATGCGCGTGAACGGACTTTACCGTCACGGCTATCTGCTCGCGCCTGCGGTGACGGGAGAGGCTTGCGCGCTGGCACAGGCATTGATGCAAACAACGAGCGCGCCGTCGGGGCAGGCGTTCGACTGGGAGACGTGGCGAGCGAGCCGGCCGTGGCCGGACCTGTTCCGCCAGGCATGAGAGGGAGCCGTACGAGATGGATATCCATATCAATCAACAGACACTGAGCGTGGCCGAGACCGCGACGTTGGCCGAGGCGTTGAACGCCTATGGCGCGAAGCCGCCGTTTGCGGCGGCTATCAACGGACAATTCGTGCCCAAGACGCAATACACCGCGCGCGTGCTCGCGCAGGGCGACAAGATCGACGTTGTGCAACCGGTCGCCGGAGGCTGACATGAACGCATTCACCGAATCCGCCAACGTGGCGGCCGGCAGCGCGCGAGACGCGCTCACGCTCTACGACACCCGTTTCGGCAGCCGTTTCCTGCTGGGCACCGCCCGTTATCCGTCGCTGCAGGCGCTCAACGACTCGATCGACGCCGCCCGGCCGGGCATGGTCACGGTGGCATTGCGCCGCCAGTTGTCGGGCACGGGCGCACAGGCGTCGGAAGGGCATTTCTGGGAGACGCTGCGCCGCCTCGCGGTGCCGGTGCTGCCCAACACCGCCGGCTGCCATTCGGTGCAGGAAGCGGTGACAACGGCGCAAATGGCGCGCGAAGTCTTCGAGACCGACTGGATCAAGCTCGAACTCATTGGCGACGACTACACGCTCCAGCCCGATCCGTTCGGCCTGGTGACGGCCGCCGAACAACTGATTCGCGACGGCTTCAAGGTGCTGCCCTACTGCACGGAGGATCTGGTGCTCTGCCGCCGTTTGCTCGACGTGGGCTGCCAGGCGCTCATGCCGTGGGGCGCGCCCATCGGCACGGGCAAGGGCGTGATCAATCCTTACGGCCTGCGCCTGCTGCGCGACCGCCTGCCGGACACGCCGCTCATCGTCGACGCCGGCCTCGGCCTGCCGTCGCACGCGTGCCAGGTGATGGAGTGGGGCTACGATGGCGTATTGCTCAACACGGCCGTGGCGCTCGCCGCGCAACCTGTGGAGATGGCCGGCGCGTTCGCCGCCGCGATCCGGGCAGGCCGCGCCGCGTGGCTCGCCGGACCGATGGCCGAGCGCGAGAGTGCGCAGGCCAGCACGCCGGTCGTGGGCGTGCCGTTCTGGCATCAGACGGGCGCCTGAGCGCCCGCGAGCCTCGCCGCCATCGGCGCGCATCGATCGACATTCAAGGAATTTTCATGACGACGCACTCCGGCGCCGCCGCACCCTCGCACGACTTGCACCTCTCGAACGTGCGATGCCTGCCCGACGATGCACCGCTGGCCATGGCCTGGCAGCAGGCCGCGGCGCAAATTCGCGCGCGGCTCGCGCCATGGCCCGACGACGCCTCGGCGCCCCGCTGGCGCCTGCATGCGCAAACGCCGGCAAGTGCGGGCAAGGGCGACGTGATCTGGTGGCCGATGTCGTCGGCGCAAACGCCGGGCACGGCGGCGCTGATGCAACGCGATGCCTGGCGCGCGGCGGGCGCCGTGGTGCTCGACTCACGGGCGTTGGCCGCAGGTCGTGCCGAGGATACTTTGTATACGTCCGATACGATCTATCGGGTGGCCGGCGTGGACGATCCGGCCTTCTTCCCGGCGTTTGCGGCGTTTCTCGACTGTGGTTTCATGCCGCAGGACGCGCTCGTACTCGCGCGTGCCTGGCGTACCGACGGCAGCCACGCCCATGCGGAGGATGCCGGCACGCTGGGCGCGTGGCCGACCCGTCTCGAAACGTTCCCGGAAGTCCTCGGGCAAGTGCCGTCGCCGGGCCGCTTTCCGGGCTGCCCCAAGCGACTGGGACTCTATCCCGTGCTGCCGAACGCCGAATGGTGCGAGCGCATGGCCGACCTTCAGGTGGGTACCGTGCAATTGCGCATCAAGGATCCGGCGCACCCCGCGCTGGGCTCGGACATCGAGCGTACGGTCGCCGCTGCCCGACGGGTGACGCACGACAGTGCGTGGTTCATCAACGACCATTGGCGCGAAGCCGCCCGCGCGCAGGCGTACGGGGTGCATCTCGGCCAGGAGGACATGGCGGCGCTGTCGGCCGGCGAAGTGGCCGAACTGCACGCCAGCGGCATGCGGCTGGGCATCAGCACGCATGGCTATTACGAGATTCTCGCTGCGCATCATTTCCAGCCGAGCTATCTCGCCGTGGGCGCCGTATTTCCCACCACGACGAAGGTGATCGCGACGGCGCCCCAGGGGCTCGCGAAGCTGGCCCGCTACGTGAAACTGATCGCGCCGCATTACCCGCTTGTCGCCATCGGTGGCATCGACGCCGCGAATCTCGCTCAGGTGCTCGACACGGGGGTGGGGTCCACTGCGGTGGTGCGCGCCGTGACGCAAGCCGCGGACGTGGCGGCGGCCGTCAAGGAAATGCAGGCCGAGTTCGCCCGGCGGGACTGACTCACACGCGCCCGGGGACGTCAGGGCGCCCGGACGGTCAGACGGTCAGGCGATCGAGATGCCAAGGGTGCAAGGGTGCAAGGGTGCAAGGGTGCAAGGTTGGCGGGGGGTTCGAATCCCTCAGTGCGGAAGCGGGCGCGTCATGAACACGGCGCCGTCTCCGTACCCGGCCAGTTTGGCGGCGATCGACGGCGAGACGTCCGAAGCCGCGACATAGCCGAAGCGTGCCCAGAAGGTTTGCGACTGTTGCACCGCCACCAGCGCCGACGACCGCAGGCCCAGCGTCTGCGCGACCGCGAGGGCTGCGGCATACAACTGGCGGGCCACGCCTGCGCCGCGTGTGCGGGGCGCCAGGGCCATGTCGTGGACGTACCAGCAGTCGGGCGCGTCGGGCAGTGCGTCGAGAACGGTGTCGAGCGGCGCAGGCGCCGCGATGCACCAGGGGTGCGTGAACAGGTAGCCGGCCACTCGCTCGCGCGTACCGTCCGACGTCTCGTCATCCGGCGCATGGTCCACGGCAACCCAGCAGGTGGTGGGCGAGAGCGCCAGCCGCGACGCCAAAGTCGCCTCCGACTCGTGCATCACTTCCGCATACGCTTCGGCCTGAACGGCCAGCACCTGAGCCATGTCGGCCAGTCGCATCGGACGAATCTGGAACGCGCTGGGCGCAAGGGCATGGAGCGATGTGGGCAGGTGGAGAGGCATCGAGACAAAAGTGCATTGCGCAAAACGGGGTTATTGTAGCAACGGCGCAACACCTGCACCCGGCGGTGCAAGGTAAGTCGTTGGCGCGGTTACGTTTTCCCCCCGTTGCGATTGGCGCAACCCGATCGGGCGCGGACACGAAGGCCCTGTAAAATGCCGCGGGACAGCGCCGGGCATCGTTTCGGTGGCCCGCCCTTGAACGGCATCGAATGGCATTCGCCCCTATAATTGGCGTTTTGCACCGCACTATAAGACTCGAAACGTGCCTACTCCGAATCCGGAAAATCTGCTCGAATTGCGCGACGTCAGCTTCGGCTATGGCGAGCGTCTGGTGCTTTCCGGGCTGAATATGCGGTTTGCCCGCGGCAAGGTCGTCGGCGTGATGGGGGGCTCCGGCTGCGGGAAAACGACGGTGCTGCGCCTGATCGGTGGCCTCGTGCATGCGAGTCGCGGCGCCATCGACTTCGACGGCACCGACGTGTCCACGCTCGATCGCGACGGCTGGTACCGGCTGCGCCGGCGCATGGGCATGCTGTTTCAGTTCGGCGCGCTCTTTACCGACATGACGGTGTTCGAGAACGTGGCCTTCCCGCTGCGCGAACATACGAAGCTCGACGAAACGCTGATTCGCGACCTTGTGCTCATGAAGCTCAATGCGGTGGGCCTGCGCGGCGCGCGCGACATGAAGCCGGCCGAGATTTCGGGCGGCATGGCGCGGCGCGTTGCGCTGGCGCGAACGATTGCGCTGGACCCGGATCTCGTCATGTACGACGAGCCGTTCACCGGGCTCGATCCGATTTCGATGGGCATCACCGCGAACCTGATTCGCAAGCTCAATGACGCGTTGGGAGCCACGTCGATCATCGTGTCACACGATGTCTCGGAGACGTTCGCCATCGCCGACTACATCTATTTCATCAGCGAGGGCCGCATTGGCGCCGAGGGCACGCCCGACGCACTGCGCGCCTCGAACGACCCGACGGTGCGACAGTTCATCGACGCGCAACCGGACGGCCCCGTGAAGTTCCAGTATCCCGCGCCGCCGCTCGCGGAAGACTTCGGTATCGGAGCGCGTGCATGATCACTACCATCGGCAGTTTTGTCCGAGGCCACGTCGAACGGCTGGGCTACGGCGCCCGAATGTTCCTGCGCATGCTGGCGTCGAGCGGTCCGCTGCTGCGCCGACCGCGCCTGGTGACCGACCAGATTCATTTCGTCGGCAACTACTCGTTCGTCATCATCGCCGTGTCGGGCCTGTTCGTCGGCTTCGTGCTCGGGCTGCAGGGCTACTACACGCTCAACAAATACGGCTCGGAGCAGGCGCTGGGCCTGCTCGTCGCGCTCTCGCTGGTGCGCGAGCTCGGACCGGTGGTCACGGCGTTGCTGTTCGCGGGGCGCGCGGGCACGTCGCTCACGGCCGAAATCGGCCTGATGAAAGCAGGCGAGCAACTCACCGCCATGGAGATGATGGCAATCGATCCGATCGCCCGCGTGGTGGCGCCGCGCTTCTGGGCGGGCGTGATCGCCATGCCGATTCTGGCGGCGATTTTCTCGGCCGTCGGTGTGTTCGGCGGCTACCTCGTCGGCGTGAAGTTGATCGGCGTGGACACCGGTGCGTTCTGGTCGCAGATGCAGGGCGGCGTGGACGTGTGGTCCGATGTTGCCAACGGCGTCATCAAGAGCATCGTTTTCGGTATCGCGGTGACGTTCATCGCGCTGTATCAGGGTTTCGAAGCAAAGCCGACGCCGGAAGGCGTGTCGCGTGCGACGACGCGCACGGTGGTGCAAGCGTCGCTTGCCGTGCTCGGTCTCGACTTCCTGCTCACCGCCCTTATGTTCAGCTAACACAATGAAAAAACACCCCCTCGACTTCTGGGTCGGCCTGTTCGTCGTTCTCGGCTTCGCCGCGCTGCTCTTCCTCGCGCTCAAGGCAGGCAACATGAGTTCGCTGTCGTTCTCGAGCTCGTACCCGATCACGGTGCGCTTCGACAATATCGGCGGGCTCAAGCCGCGCGCCCCCGTCAAGAGCGCGGGTGTGGTGGTGGGCCGCGTGGCGTCGATCCGGTTCGACGACAAGCGTTATCTGGCCGACGTGACGCTCAACATCGAGTCGCAGTACCAGTTCCCGAAGGACTCGTCGGCGAAGATCCTGACATCGGGCCTGCTCGGCGAGCAGTACATCGGGCTGGAGCCCGGCGGCGACGATCAGATGCTCAAGAGCGGTGATACGATCACGCTCACGCAATCCGCGATCGTGCTGGAAAACCTGATCGGTCAGTTCCTGTACAACAAGGCGGCGGATGCCGGTGGCGCCCAGGCGGGCGGTGCATCGACGGCTCCGGCACCGGCCGCCCCCGCGGCTGCAGCACCGGTAACCCAAGGAAAATAAGAGAAATGACCAGCTTCCGAACTTCGGCCGTGCTGGCCGCCGGCGCCATGGCGCTGGCAGGTTGCGCCACTGTCACGAATCCGAACCCCGCCGATCCCATCGAAGGTTTCAACCGTTCGATGTACTCGTTCAACGACACGCTCGACAAGACGGTCATGACCCCGGTGGCCAAGGGCTACCGTTTCGTGGTGCCGGAACCGGCGCGCGACATGGTCACGAACTTCTTCTCGAACATCGGCGACGTGTACAACTTCGCCAACAACCTCCTGCAGCTGCAAGTCACGGCGGCCGTGCAGGATCTGATGCGCCTGACGATCAACACGGTGTTCGGCGTGGGCGGTCTGATCGACTTCGCGTCGCCGGCCGGATTGCCGAAGCACAGCCAGGATTTTGGCGTCACGCTCGGCAAGTGGGGCTTGCCCGACGGTCCGTACCTCGTGCTGCCGCTGCTCGGGCCGAGTACCGTGCGCGATACGGTCGGCATGGCGGGCAATATGTTCATCGACCCGACCTCGTACATCAAGCCTGACTGGGTCAGCTACACCATCTACGGCGTGCGTCTCGTGAATACGCGCGCGAACCTGCTCGACGCCTCGAACCTGCTCGAAGCGGCCGCGCTCGATCCGTATTCGTTCACGCGCGACGCCTATCTGGCGCGTCGCAAATATCTGATCAACGGCGGCGCCTCGGGCAATGCCGCGCTGCCGAACTACGACGAAGAGGAAGGCGGCGCCGGTGCTGCCGTCCCGGGCGCGGCAAGTGCGGCAGGGGCAGCAGGGGCGGCAGGGGCGGTGGGCGCCGGCGCTCAGCCGATGCCGGCTGCGGCACCCCATCCGGCGTCGGGCGTGACGGCCGAGCCGGAGAGCCCGCAAGGGTCGCCCGTGCCGGGCAGGATGGTGCCGGGCGGTCTGCCGTTCCGTCGCTGATCGACGTCGGTCACGTCGCGTTCGTCGCCGTTTTGCGCCGAACCGAGCCAATTGTGTCCGCAACATAGCGCCCCGCCGGGCGGGGCGCCGCGGGCAGGCTCGCCGGGCAACAGTTTGTTACACGACGCTGCGCGCGATTCGAGAACTCAACACGCGAAGCGGGTATCCAAACCCGCAACACTCGTCACTCGAAAGAGGAAGTCCACAATGAAGAAGTTCTGGCTCATTCCCGTCATGGCATTCATGACGTATACCGCCGCGGGTTCGGCGATGGCGCAGGCGCAAGCTCCGGATGTGCTGGTCAAGCAGACGGTCACGGAAGTGATGTCGGCCGCCAAGAGCGATCCGAATATCCAGAAGGGCGATCTGAACAGCATCACGCGTCTGGTCGAGCAGAAGATCATGCCGCACGCCGACTTCACGCGCACCACGCAACTGGCCACCGGCAGGGCATGGCGCGACGCCACGCCGCAACAGCGCCAGCAGCTCACCGAGCAGTTCAAGCAACTGCTGCTGCGCACGTACGCCGGCGCCATCGCCCAGATTCGCGATCAGCAGGTCAACTACAAGCCGTTCCGCGCCCAGCCGGGCGATACCGACGTGGTCGTGTACACCGACGTGGTGAACAACGGTCAGCCCGTCGAACTCGACTACCGTCTCTACAAGACGGCCAGCGGCGAGTGGAAGCTGTATGACCTGAACGTGCTGGGCGCCTGGCTGGTGCAGACGTATCGCAACCAGTTCGCGGAAAAGGTCAACGCGTCGGGGATCGACGGTCTGATCAAGTTCCTGACCGAGCGCAACCAGCAACTCGCAGGCGGCAAGTAAGCGCATGCTCGCGTTGCAGACCGATCTCACTCACGACACCGCCGGCGACGTTCTCGCGCAGGCCATCGACCGCATCGACGCTGGCGAAACCCAGATCGATTGCGCGGGGCTCACGCACTTCGACTCGTCGGCGCTCGCCGTGCTGCTGGCCTTGCGCCGCCACGCGAGCCGGCGGGGGGCGACGTTGGCGTTCACTAACTTGCCGACGGGACTCGCCAGCCTGGCGCTGGTGTACGGCGTCGACCATCTGCTCTCGAGCTGATGCGTCGGACCGGGTAGCGGTCCTGACAAGAAGCGCCGTCTCGCGACGGCGCTTTTTTTATGGCGCGTGTCTGGACTGCCATCCCTGGCCGCCGACGATGTGGCCTGCGGCGCTCGCATTGCCGATGTTGCCGTTACCGCACGTTACCGCGTTACCGAGGTTACGGGCGGTGTCGGGCGGCTTGGGGTGCCATCCCCACGGTCGCCATCGGCTTCCTTTATAATCGGGGGTTTTCTGCCGATTTTTAGGCAAATATCCCTTTCCGGGCACCCACCTTGCCGACCTTGCCCTGGCCGCCACGCCAGCGGGCGATGCGCGCGGGGGCAGCGGTGACCGGAATACAAACATGGCGCATCCGCCAGGGCGGGTGCGTGCAGTCATGGCCGCCATCGAAATCCGTAACGTCAAAAAACGCTATCAGGCGTTGCAGGCGCTCAAGGGCGTCAGCTTTTCGATCGAAGAAGGCGAATTCTTCGGTCTGCTCGGTCCCAACGGCGCCGGCAAGACCACGCTGATCAGCATTCTCGCGGGCCTCGCCCGCGCGGATTCCGGCAATATCAGCGTGCTTGGCCACGACGTGGTGCGCGACTACCGCAACGCCCGTCGCAAACTCGGCGTGGTACCGCAGGAGCTCGTCTTCGATCCGTTTTTCTCCGTGCGCGAGACGCTGCGTATCCAGTCCGGCTACTTCGGGCTCAAGCGCAACGACGACTGGATCGACGAAGTGATGGCCAATCTCGATCTGACCGACAAGGCCGACGCCAACATGCGCCAACTGTCCGGCGGCATGAAGCGCCGCGTGCTGGTGGCGCAGGCGCTCGTGCACCGTCCACCGGTGATCGTGCTCGACGAGCCGACCGCCGGGGTCGACGTCGAGTTGCGTCAGACGCTCTGGAAGTTCATTTCGCGCCTGAACCGCGAAGGGCACACCATCGTGCTTACCACGCACTATCTCGAAGAAGCGGAAACGCTGTGCGATCGCATCGCCATGCTCAAGCGCGGCGAAGTGGTGGCGCTCGAGCGTACGGCGTCGCTGCTGCAGCGCTTCGCGGGCACGCGTCTCGTGCTGCGCTTCAGGCAGGGCACGCTGCCGGACGAATTGCGCCCGCTGCTGGTGGACGGGCAGGACACCGGCGGGCACCAGTTCGCGCTGCGCCTGTCCGGCTGCGACGAAGTGGAATCGATTCTCGCCACCTGCCGGGCGGCGGGCGGCATCGTCGAGGACATCGACATCCAGAAGGCCGACCTCGAGGACGTATTCGTGCAGATCATGTCGGGCTCGCGTGCGCAGGAGGTGGCGGCATGATCGGCTTTCGCACGCTGTTGTACAAGGAAGTGCTGCGCTTCTGGAAGGTGAGCTTCCAGACCGTGGCCGCACCGGTGCTCACCGCGCTGCTCTACCTGATGATCTTCGGCCATGTGCTCGAAGACCGGGTGAAGGTCTACGACCAGATCACTTATACGTCCTTCCTCGTGCCCGGGCTGGTGATGATGAGCGTGTTGCAGAACGCTTTCGCGAACAGCTCCTCGTCGCTGATCCAGTCGAAGATCACGGGCAACCTCGTGTTCGTGCTGCTGCCGCCGCTTTCGCACTGGGAGATGTATGGGGCCTACGTGCTCGCCGCGGTGGTGCGCGGCCTGTGCGTGGGGCTCGGCGTGTTCCTCGTGACGGTGGCTTTCACGCATCTGTCGTTTGCCGCACCGCTGTGGATCATCGGTTTCGCGTTCCTCGGCGCGGCCATTCTGGGCACGCTGGGCCTGATTGCGGGCATCTGGGCGGAGAAATTCGACCAGCTCGCGGCGTTCCAGAACTTCCTCATCATGCCGGCGACGTTCCTCGCGGGCGTGTTTTACTCGATTCACTCGCTGCCGCCGGTGTGGCAGGCTGTGTCGCATTTCAATCCGTTCTTCTACATGATCGACGGATTCCGCTACGGTTTCTTCGGCGTGTCGGACGTGGCGCCGCAGACCAGCCTCGCCGTCGTTGGCGCGACGTTCCTGATACTCGCAACCGTGGCGCTGGGTCTGCTGCGCCGCGGCTACAAACTGCGTCACTGAACTTCTCCAGGATCAGCAATGCTGCCTACCCCAGAACAAATCAAACAGTACATCGAAGCCGGCCTGGCTTGCGATCACGTGGCCGTCGAAGGTGACGGCCAGCACTTCTTCGCGACCATCGTGAGCGCGCAGTTCGAAGGCAAGCGCCTCATTGCGCGCCATCAGCTCGTGTACGCCGCGCTGGGCGACCGCATGAAGGCGGAAATCCACGCATTGTCGATGAAGACCCTCACGCCGGCGGAGTATCAGGCGCAATGAGGATGACGCAAGAGAGCACCGGCGCCGCCGGCAATGGCGAGGCGGCCGCCGGCGAGCGTGTGGCCGCGGACCACCTGGAGATCGAAGGTGGCGAGCGGCTGGCGGGAGAGATTACCGTCTCGGGCGCGAAGAACGCGGCCCTGCCCATTCTCTGTGCGAGCCTGCTGACGGCCGAGCCGCTCGTGCTCGGCAACGTGCCGGATCTGCACGACGTGCGCACCATGCTCACGTTGCTCGCGCGCATGGGCGTGAAGGTCGAGCGCAAGGGCGAATCGGTGACGCTCGACGCGTCGTGCATCGCGGCGCCCGCCGCGCCGTACGAGCTGGTCAAGACCATGCGGGCATCGATTCTCGTGCTCGGCCCGCTGCTGGCGCGCTGCGGCGAGGCGCGCGTGTCGCTGCCCGGCGGATGCGCCATCGGGGCGCGGCCTGTCGATCAGCACATCAAGGGCCTGCAGAAGATGGGCGCCGAGATCACCCTCGCGCACGGCGATATCGTGGCTCGCGCCACGCGACTGCGCGGCGAGACGCTGGTGACGGACATGATCACCGTGACGGGCACCGAGAACCTGCTCATGGCGGCCGTGCTCGCCGACGGCGTGACCGTGCTGGCCAACGCCGCACGTGAGCCGGAGGTGACCGATCTGGCGAACCTGCTGGTGAAGATGGGGGCGAAGATCGAGGGCATCGGCTCGGAACGACTGGTCGTGACCGGGGTGGCGCGCCTGCATGGGGCCACGCACGACGTGGTGCCCGACCGAATCGAAGCCGGCACGTTCCTGTGCGCGGCCGTGGCCACGCGCGGCGACCTCACGCTGCGCCGCGTGGTGCCGGGCACGCTCGACGCCGTGATCGAAAAGCTGCGTGAAACCGGCGCCGACGTGAGCGCCGGTGCGGATTGGCTGCGTGTGACGATGGATCGGCGCGCGCGGGCGGTGAGTTTCCGCACGTCCGAATACCCCGCCTTCCCGACCGACATGCAGGCCCAGTTCATGGCGCTGAACTGCATCGCCGAAGGTGCGTCGCAGGTCGTCGAAACGATCTTCGAGAACCGCTTCATGCATGTGCAGGAGTTGATGCGCCTGGGCGCGAATATCGGCATCGACGGCAACACCGCGCGCATTTCGGGCGTGGAGCGCCTGTCGGGTGCGCACGTGATGGCGACCGATCTGCGCGCGTCCGCCAGTCTGATCGTCGCGGGGCTGGCGGCCGAGGGCCGCACGCTCGTCGACCGTATTCATCACCTCGATCGCGGCTATCATCGTATCGAGGCCAAGTTGTGCGCCGTGGGCGCGCGAATCCGGCGTGTCGAAGCACGCCAGGGAGAAATTGCATGAGTTCCGCCAAGCCGGCCCAGCCGCTCGCTCAACCGCTGACGCTGGCCCTCTCGAAAGGGCGTATCTTTACGGAAACGCTGCCGTTGCTCGCCGCTGCCGGTATCGAAGTCACGGAAGACCCGGAGACCTCGCGCAAGCTGATTCTGCCGACCACGGACCCGAACCTGCGCGTGATCATCGTGCGCGCGACCGACGTGCCGACCTATGTGCAATACGGGGCCGCCGACTTCGGCGTGGCCGGCAAGGATGTGCTCATCGAGCACGGCGGCGGTGGACTGTATCAGCCGATCGATTTGAACATTGCCCGCTGCCGCATGTCTGTGGCTGTACCGAAGGGCTTCGATTACGCGAATGCGGTCCGTCAGGGTGCGCGCCTGCGGGTGGCGACCAAGTACGTGCAGACCGCGCGCGAGCACTTCGCGGCCAAGGGCGTGCACGTCGACCTGATCAAGCTGTATGGTTCGATGGAGCTGGGTCCGCTCGTGGGCCTGGCCGACGCGATTGTCGATCTGGTGAGTACCGGCGGCACGCTTCGGGCCAACAATCTGGTGGAAGTGGAGGAGATCATGGATATCTCGTCCCGCCTCGTGATCAACCAGGCTGCGCTCAAGCTCAAGCGCGAGTCGTTGCAGCCCATTCTGGACGCCTTCGAGCAGGCGTCCCGGCAAACAGCATGAAACTCGAAATCCGCAAACTCGACTCCGGTGCCGAAGGCTTCGCGACCCAGCTTCGCGACGTGCTGGCATTCGAAGCGAGTGAAGACGCCGCCATCGACCGTGCGGCCGCCGAGATCCTCGCCGACGTGAAGACGCGCGGCGATGAGGCCGTCATCGAGTACACGAA belongs to Pandoraea pnomenusa and includes:
- a CDS encoding FAD-dependent oxidoreductase, with the translated sequence MSAPISHPDIAILGGGLSGRLLAWQLIRGGARVALYERGDADGSSAAGWVAAAMLAPLAEAAVAEPSIVEMGAVGLERWPGLIDGLPEPVFFQRNGTLVVWHQPDRAESVMFDRRMRANAPPALLRGGVERLAGPQLGEVEPALAGRFQEGWLLPNEGQLDNRQLLRALAAGLAKAGAELHWHTEIAEGAYPQAGLVIDCRGLGARTALTQLRGVRGEVARIHAPGIGLRRPVRLLHPRYPIYIAPKENDLYVIGATELESEDMSPMTVRSALELLSAAHSLNPAFGEARIVELNVNCRPALPDHLPRVQWDGARLMRVNGLYRHGYLLAPAVTGEACALAQALMQTTSAPSGQAFDWETWRASRPWPDLFRQA
- the thiS gene encoding sulfur carrier protein ThiS, which encodes MDIHINQQTLSVAETATLAEALNAYGAKPPFAAAINGQFVPKTQYTARVLAQGDKIDVVQPVAGG
- a CDS encoding thiazole synthase, with product MNAFTESANVAAGSARDALTLYDTRFGSRFLLGTARYPSLQALNDSIDAARPGMVTVALRRQLSGTGAQASEGHFWETLRRLAVPVLPNTAGCHSVQEAVTTAQMAREVFETDWIKLELIGDDYTLQPDPFGLVTAAEQLIRDGFKVLPYCTEDLVLCRRLLDVGCQALMPWGAPIGTGKGVINPYGLRLLRDRLPDTPLIVDAGLGLPSHACQVMEWGYDGVLLNTAVALAAQPVEMAGAFAAAIRAGRAAWLAGPMAERESAQASTPVVGVPFWHQTGA
- a CDS encoding thiamine phosphate synthase, with the protein product MTTHSGAAAPSHDLHLSNVRCLPDDAPLAMAWQQAAAQIRARLAPWPDDASAPRWRLHAQTPASAGKGDVIWWPMSSAQTPGTAALMQRDAWRAAGAVVLDSRALAAGRAEDTLYTSDTIYRVAGVDDPAFFPAFAAFLDCGFMPQDALVLARAWRTDGSHAHAEDAGTLGAWPTRLETFPEVLGQVPSPGRFPGCPKRLGLYPVLPNAEWCERMADLQVGTVQLRIKDPAHPALGSDIERTVAAARRVTHDSAWFINDHWREAARAQAYGVHLGQEDMAALSAGEVAELHASGMRLGISTHGYYEILAAHHFQPSYLAVGAVFPTTTKVIATAPQGLAKLARYVKLIAPHYPLVAIGGIDAANLAQVLDTGVGSTAVVRAVTQAADVAAAVKEMQAEFARRD
- a CDS encoding GNAT family N-acetyltransferase, whose amino-acid sequence is MPLHLPTSLHALAPSAFQIRPMRLADMAQVLAVQAEAYAEVMHESEATLASRLALSPTTCWVAVDHAPDDETSDGTRERVAGYLFTHPWCIAAPAPLDTVLDALPDAPDCWYVHDMALAPRTRGAGVARQLYAAALAVAQTLGLRSSALVAVQQSQTFWARFGYVAASDVSPSIAAKLAGYGDGAVFMTRPLPH
- a CDS encoding ABC transporter ATP-binding protein: MPTPNPENLLELRDVSFGYGERLVLSGLNMRFARGKVVGVMGGSGCGKTTVLRLIGGLVHASRGAIDFDGTDVSTLDRDGWYRLRRRMGMLFQFGALFTDMTVFENVAFPLREHTKLDETLIRDLVLMKLNAVGLRGARDMKPAEISGGMARRVALARTIALDPDLVMYDEPFTGLDPISMGITANLIRKLNDALGATSIIVSHDVSETFAIADYIYFISEGRIGAEGTPDALRASNDPTVRQFIDAQPDGPVKFQYPAPPLAEDFGIGARA
- the mlaE gene encoding lipid asymmetry maintenance ABC transporter permease subunit MlaE; amino-acid sequence: MITTIGSFVRGHVERLGYGARMFLRMLASSGPLLRRPRLVTDQIHFVGNYSFVIIAVSGLFVGFVLGLQGYYTLNKYGSEQALGLLVALSLVRELGPVVTALLFAGRAGTSLTAEIGLMKAGEQLTAMEMMAIDPIARVVAPRFWAGVIAMPILAAIFSAVGVFGGYLVGVKLIGVDTGAFWSQMQGGVDVWSDVANGVIKSIVFGIAVTFIALYQGFEAKPTPEGVSRATTRTVVQASLAVLGLDFLLTALMFS
- the mlaD gene encoding outer membrane lipid asymmetry maintenance protein MlaD, with amino-acid sequence MKKHPLDFWVGLFVVLGFAALLFLALKAGNMSSLSFSSSYPITVRFDNIGGLKPRAPVKSAGVVVGRVASIRFDDKRYLADVTLNIESQYQFPKDSSAKILTSGLLGEQYIGLEPGGDDQMLKSGDTITLTQSAIVLENLIGQFLYNKAADAGGAQAGGASTAPAPAAPAAAAPVTQGK
- a CDS encoding MlaA family lipoprotein, which codes for MTSFRTSAVLAAGAMALAGCATVTNPNPADPIEGFNRSMYSFNDTLDKTVMTPVAKGYRFVVPEPARDMVTNFFSNIGDVYNFANNLLQLQVTAAVQDLMRLTINTVFGVGGLIDFASPAGLPKHSQDFGVTLGKWGLPDGPYLVLPLLGPSTVRDTVGMAGNMFIDPTSYIKPDWVSYTIYGVRLVNTRANLLDASNLLEAAALDPYSFTRDAYLARRKYLINGGASGNAALPNYDEEEGGAGAAVPGAASAAGAAGAAGAVGAGAQPMPAAAPHPASGVTAEPESPQGSPVPGRMVPGGLPFRR